The segment CGACTTCCCGGTTCAGGTGCAGGCTAGCGTGGAGCAGATCGCCCGCGCCGGCGGTACGCCTCTGGTGGTGGCGGAGAAAAGCCGCGGCGCGCTGGGAGTGATCGAGCTAAAGGACATTGTCAAGGGAGGCATGAAGGAGCGCTTTGACCAGCTTCGCGCCATCGGCATCCGCACCGTCATGATTACCGGCGACAATCCGCTGACTGCTGCCGCCATCGCGCGCGAGGCCGGCGTGGATGACTTCCTCGCGCAAGCCACTCCCAAGGACAAGATGGATCTCATCAAAAGCGAGCAGGCGGGCGGCAAGCTGGTGGCGATGACCGGTGACGGCACCAACGACGCCCCGGCGCTGGCCCAGGCCGATGTGGGCGTGGCCATGAATACCGGCACGCAGGCCGCAAAAGAGGCCGGCAACATGGTGGACTTGGATTCCAACCCCACCAAGCTGATCGAGGTGGTGGAAATCGGCAAACAATTGCTGATGACGCGCGGCGCCTTGACCACGTTTTCCATCGCCAACGATGTGGCCAAATATTTCGCCATCATTCCGGCGATGTTCGCCGGCACGTTCCCGGTGTTGAACGCGCTCAACATCATGCACCTGCAGACACCGCAGTCGGCGGTGCTTTCGGCCGTAATCTTCAACGCGCTGATCATCATCGCGCTGATTCCGCTGGCGCTGCGCGGCGTGAAGTACCGCCCCATGGCCGCCGCGGCGCTGCTGCGCCGCAATCTCTGGATTTACGGGGCGGGCGGAATCATTGTTCCGTTCATCGGGATCAAGCTGATTGACATGCTGATCTCCAGCGTCCGTCTTGCATAGGAATTAGTTATGAAGAAAAATTTAATCACGGCTGTTCTGATGACCGTCGCCACCACCGTTCTCCTCGGCATCATCTACCCGCTGGTTGTGACCGGCATCGCCCGCGTCATTTTCCCGAACAAGGCCAACGGACAGCTGATCCAGCGCGACGGAACAATTGTGGGATCGCGAATTATTGGCCAGCCATTCACCGGCCCTGGATATTTTCACTCGCGACCCTCGGCGGCCGGGACCAATGGCTACGATGCCGCCAACTCCGCCGGTAGCAACCTCGGCCCCACGAACAAGGCGCTGATTGACCGCGTCCGGCAGAGTGCCGATTCCTTGCAGGCGGAGAATCCCGGCAAGCCTGTGCCCGTGGATATGGTCACGACGTCCGCGTCGGGTCTCGATCCCGAGATCACGCCCGCAGCGGCTGATTTTCAGGTGCGGCGCGTGGCGCACGAGCGCAGCATGAACGAGGACCAACTGCGCCAGTTGGTCGCAAAGCACACGGCGGGACGGCAGCTCCAGTTTCTTGGCGAGCCGCGAGTCAATGTATTGGAACTGAATCTTGATTTGGACGCGACTTACCCCCTGCAGAAGAGGGCGTCAAAATAATAACTGTTCAAAATGGCGTGACCGGATTTTCGGGCGTCTGCTACAGGTCATCGCTCTTATCGTTTTGCCGCGCCTGCTGAACCATCTCCACAAAAACGTTTCTGGTTTCCGCCGGATTGCTCGCTTCCCGCGAAAACGCAATGCGGCAGCCACGCACGCCATCCTGGGCCTTTAATCGCAGGTGAAACCCGAGCCGGTCGATCGACGTTACGGCTGCTTCCTGCGCTTCGATCCCGGCCAAAGCCCGCGCCAGTACAATCAGCGCATCCTTATGGTCTCGATTCATGTGCTCCATGATCCCGACGGCAGCGTCCGCCAGCGGGTCTGGTTGCGCGCCTTGATAGTCCGGGGCGGAGATCCAGCCCATCACGCCGAATCCACCAACGTAGTACACGTTCACCACGTCCATGCGGTAAAAGGCAAAATCCTCGAAGTCCACCCAGTATCGGCTGTTCTCGTGGCGGGCCACGTAGAGTCTGCGCGCTTCGGCGATCTCCCCTTTTTTGCCTATCGCCAAAACATTTCCCAGCAGGGTGGCCCTGGAGGCGCCCAGGGGATCGCTGCTGGCATCCGGTTGTGTTACCAGCAGGCTGGCGCGCGGATCCGCCAGCAGATTGTGGGTGTGCATGGCCATTGTGCTGATCAGGAAGATGGGGCGCCCAACCTCGTCCAGGCCATAGGGCATCACGGAACCGAAGGGAAAGCCTGGCTGTTTGCGCGAGAGGGTGGAGAGGGTGCCAATGCGGCACAAGTACAACAGGGTGCGAGCGCGCTCGGCAAACGAGGGCTCGGGGATCGCCGGC is part of the Terriglobia bacterium genome and harbors:
- the kdpC gene encoding potassium-transporting ATPase subunit KdpC, yielding MKKNLITAVLMTVATTVLLGIIYPLVVTGIARVIFPNKANGQLIQRDGTIVGSRIIGQPFTGPGYFHSRPSAAGTNGYDAANSAGSNLGPTNKALIDRVRQSADSLQAENPGKPVPVDMVTTSASGLDPEITPAAADFQVRRVAHERSMNEDQLRQLVAKHTAGRQLQFLGEPRVNVLELNLDLDATYPLQKRASK
- a CDS encoding DUF2470 domain-containing protein, which translates into the protein MSYPLSAFSLSELNSSRAAAASSNSGATKRRCTRSFERTGEPRVRSVRKHASGSPVTDQPAIPEPSFAERARTLLYLCRIGTLSTLSRKQPGFPFGSVMPYGLDEVGRPIFLISTMAMHTHNLLADPRASLLVTQPDASSDPLGASRATLLGNVLAIGKKGEIAEARRLYVARHENSRYWVDFEDFAFYRMDVVNVYYVGGFGVMGWISAPDYQGAQPDPLADAAVGIMEHMNRDHKDALIVLARALAGIEAQEAAVTSIDRLGFHLRLKAQDGVRGCRIAFSREASNPAETRNVFVEMVQQARQNDKSDDL